The following coding sequences are from one Leptospira mayottensis 200901116 window:
- the rplU gene encoding 50S ribosomal protein L21, with product MYAIISVGNRQYKVIQDQEFLTEKTGKNAGESFDAKVLLFAESNNKVHIGQPELKTARVSLKVLEDVKGDKIHAYVYKRRKNYQKAWGHRQKLQKVKVVSLSAV from the coding sequence ATGTACGCTATAATCTCAGTTGGAAACAGACAATACAAGGTAATCCAGGATCAGGAATTCCTGACCGAAAAAACCGGCAAAAATGCGGGGGAATCCTTTGATGCGAAAGTTCTTCTTTTTGCGGAATCCAACAATAAAGTTCATATCGGACAGCCAGAGCTAAAAACGGCTCGAGTTTCTTTAAAAGTTCTCGAAGACGTAAAAGGCGACAAAATTCACGCCTATGTTTACAAAAGAAGAAAAAACTATCAAAAAGCTTGGGGCCACAGACAAAAGCTCCAAAAAGTAAAAGTCGTTTCTCTTTCTGCGGTTTGA